A genomic window from Thunnus maccoyii chromosome 2, fThuMac1.1, whole genome shotgun sequence includes:
- the cplx2l gene encoding complexin 2, like isoform X2, producing the protein MNFVMKAALGGGPPDVGKMLGGEEKEEDPDAAKKEEERQEALRQQEEERKAKYAKMEAERESMRQGIRDKYGLKKREEAEAEAAAAAEEPAAGSLTRPKKAVPPGCGDEEEEESIMDTVMKYLPGPLQDMLKK; encoded by the exons gaGGCCCTCCTGATGTAGGCAAGATGCTGGGtggggaggagaaggaggaggaccCAGATGCAgcaaagaaggaggaagagcGACAGGAGGCGCtgaggcagcaggaggaggagaggaaggccAAATATGCCAAGATggaggctgagagagaaagtATGAGACAAGGCATCAGGGATAAG TATGGCTTGAAAAAGCGCGAGGAGGCCGAAGCTGAGGCGGCAGCCGCTGCGGAGGAGCCTGCAGCCGGCAGCTTGACTCGACCTAAGAAGGCCGTGCCACCCGGCTGCggtgatgaggaggaagaggaaagcaTCATGGACACAGTGATGAAATACCTGCCAGGCCCACTGCAAGACATGCTAAAGAAGTAG
- the cplx2l gene encoding complexin 2, like isoform X1, whose protein sequence is MVSHVFLYLPDCLFLSLSLSLSLFCSLPLFLSVSGGPPDVGKMLGGEEKEEDPDAAKKEEERQEALRQQEEERKAKYAKMEAERESMRQGIRDKYGLKKREEAEAEAAAAAEEPAAGSLTRPKKAVPPGCGDEEEEESIMDTVMKYLPGPLQDMLKK, encoded by the exons ATGGTGTCTCATGTCTTCCTTTATTTGCCTgactgtctgtttctctctctctctctctctctttctcttttttgctctctcccactctttctctctgtctcaggaGGCCCTCCTGATGTAGGCAAGATGCTGGGtggggaggagaaggaggaggaccCAGATGCAgcaaagaaggaggaagagcGACAGGAGGCGCtgaggcagcaggaggaggagaggaaggccAAATATGCCAAGATggaggctgagagagaaagtATGAGACAAGGCATCAGGGATAAG TATGGCTTGAAAAAGCGCGAGGAGGCCGAAGCTGAGGCGGCAGCCGCTGCGGAGGAGCCTGCAGCCGGCAGCTTGACTCGACCTAAGAAGGCCGTGCCACCCGGCTGCggtgatgaggaggaagaggaaagcaTCATGGACACAGTGATGAAATACCTGCCAGGCCCACTGCAAGACATGCTAAAGAAGTAG
- the tmod1 gene encoding tropomodulin-1 isoform X2, whose product MSVMRKEMEKYRDIDEDELLKKLSEEELQRLEDELEELDPDNALLPAGMRQKDQTKKAPTGTFQRDNLLAHLEKQAKEHPDREDLVPFTGEKRGKAFVPKKMVDPIMENVTLEPELEEALASATDAELCDIAAILGMHTLMSNQQYYEALASSTIVNKQGLNSVIQCTQYKPVPDEEPNSTDVEDTLMRVKRNDPDLVEVNLNNIRNIPIPTLKAYAEALMKNTVVERFSIVGTRSNDPVAFALAEMLKVNTTLKSLNVESNFITGTGILALIESLQNNTTLQELKIDNQSQPLGNKVEMEIASMLEKNTTLLKFGYHFTQQGPRLRGSNAMMNNNDLVRKRRLEGGPIFPKCRTNV is encoded by the exons ATGTCTGTGATGAGGAAGGAGATGGAGAAGTACAGGGACATAGATGAGGACGAGCTGCTGAAGAAACTCTCAGAGGaagagctgcagcgattagaAGATGAATTAGAGGAGCTGGATCCTGAT AATGCATTGTTGCCAGCTGGGATGCGGCAGAAGGACCAGACCAAGAAAGCTCCAACAGGAACGTTTCAGAGAGACAACCTGCTCGCTCATCTGGAGAAACAGGCCAAAGAACATCCTGACAGAGAAGACTTGGTGCCCTTCACTGGGGAGAAGAGAG GGAAAGCCTTTGTGCCTAAAAAGATGGTGGACCCTATTATGGAGAATGTGACTCTAGAGCCGGAGCTAGAAGAAGCGCTGGCTAGTGCTACTGATGCTGAACTCTGTGATATCGCAG CCATCCTGGGTATGCACACCCTGATGAGCAACCAGCAGTACTATGAAGCTTTGGCCAGCAGTACCATAGTCAACAAGCAAGGCCTCAACA GTGTGATCCAGTGCACCCAGTATAAACCAGTCCCTGATGAGGAGCCCAACTCCACTGACGTAGAGGACACTCTGATGAGAGTGAAGAGGAACGACCCCGACCTGGTGGAGGTCAACCTCAACAACATCAGG AATATCCCCATCCCGACTCTAAAGGCGTACGCTGAGGCTCTGATGAAGAACACTGTGGTGGAGAGGTTCAGTATCGTAGGAACCAGAAGCAACGACCCCGTAGCATTC gccCTGGCAGAGATGCTGAAGGTGAACACAACGCTGAAGAGTCTGAATGTCGAGTCCAACTTCATCACAGGCACTGGAATCCTGGCCCTCATAGAGTCACTGCAGAATAACACCACACTACAGGAGCTCAAGATAGACAATCAG AGCCAGCCGTTAGGCAACAAGGTGGAGATGGAGATAGCCAGCATGCTGGAGAAAAACACCACGCTGTTGAAGTTTGGCTACCATTTCACCCAGCAGGGCCCACGCCTCCGAGGCTCCAACGCCATGATGAACAACAACGACCTTG TAAGAAAGAGAAGGCTTGAGGGAGGACCCATCTTCCCCAAGTGTCGGACGAATGTGTAG
- the tmod1 gene encoding tropomodulin-1 isoform X1: MSVMRKEMEKYRDIDEDELLKKLSEEELQRLEDELEELDPDNALLPAGMRQKDQTKKAPTGTFQRDNLLAHLEKQAKEHPDREDLVPFTGEKRGKAFVPKKMVDPIMENVTLEPELEEALASATDAELCDIAAILGMHTLMSNQQYYEALASSTIVNKQGLNSVIQCTQYKPVPDEEPNSTDVEDTLMRVKRNDPDLVEVNLNNIRNIPIPTLKAYAEALMKNTVVERFSIVGTRSNDPVAFALAEMLKVNTTLKSLNVESNFITGTGILALIESLQNNTTLQELKIDNQSQPLGNKVEMEIASMLEKNTTLLKFGYHFTQQGPRLRGSNAMMNNNDLARVVRSESDGSFTLTLSVPELERAFGKKFKCKTNKKEKA, encoded by the exons ATGTCTGTGATGAGGAAGGAGATGGAGAAGTACAGGGACATAGATGAGGACGAGCTGCTGAAGAAACTCTCAGAGGaagagctgcagcgattagaAGATGAATTAGAGGAGCTGGATCCTGAT AATGCATTGTTGCCAGCTGGGATGCGGCAGAAGGACCAGACCAAGAAAGCTCCAACAGGAACGTTTCAGAGAGACAACCTGCTCGCTCATCTGGAGAAACAGGCCAAAGAACATCCTGACAGAGAAGACTTGGTGCCCTTCACTGGGGAGAAGAGAG GGAAAGCCTTTGTGCCTAAAAAGATGGTGGACCCTATTATGGAGAATGTGACTCTAGAGCCGGAGCTAGAAGAAGCGCTGGCTAGTGCTACTGATGCTGAACTCTGTGATATCGCAG CCATCCTGGGTATGCACACCCTGATGAGCAACCAGCAGTACTATGAAGCTTTGGCCAGCAGTACCATAGTCAACAAGCAAGGCCTCAACA GTGTGATCCAGTGCACCCAGTATAAACCAGTCCCTGATGAGGAGCCCAACTCCACTGACGTAGAGGACACTCTGATGAGAGTGAAGAGGAACGACCCCGACCTGGTGGAGGTCAACCTCAACAACATCAGG AATATCCCCATCCCGACTCTAAAGGCGTACGCTGAGGCTCTGATGAAGAACACTGTGGTGGAGAGGTTCAGTATCGTAGGAACCAGAAGCAACGACCCCGTAGCATTC gccCTGGCAGAGATGCTGAAGGTGAACACAACGCTGAAGAGTCTGAATGTCGAGTCCAACTTCATCACAGGCACTGGAATCCTGGCCCTCATAGAGTCACTGCAGAATAACACCACACTACAGGAGCTCAAGATAGACAATCAG AGCCAGCCGTTAGGCAACAAGGTGGAGATGGAGATAGCCAGCATGCTGGAGAAAAACACCACGCTGTTGAAGTTTGGCTACCATTTCACCCAGCAGGGCCCACGCCTCCGAGGCTCCAACGCCATGATGAACAACAACGACCTTG CTCGAGTTGTAAGATCAGAGTCTGACGGCTCCTTCACCCTCACTCTGTCTGTTCCTGAGCTGGAGAGGGCCTTCGGGAAAAAGTTCAAGTGCAAGactaa TAAGAAAGAGAAGGCTTGA